From a region of the Nitrospira sp. genome:
- the ruvB gene encoding Holliday junction branch migration DNA helicase RuvB, which yields MTERFVTNYATDEEQGLENVLRPQTLNEYVGQEKMKESLRICIEAAKQRREALDHAIFYGPPGLGKTTIAHIIAKEMGAALRSTSGLVLTHAGDLAAILTNLQEHDVLFIDEIHRLPASVEEALYPAMEDFQLDLVIGQGPATRTVKLDLPQFTLVGATTRAGSLTSPLRDRFGLVYRLEFYGPSELEAIVTRSAGVLGVGIDREGAAEISRRARGTPRIVNRLIKRIRDYAQIKAGGHITEQVAKEGLVWVGIDEAGFDDMDRKILLTIIEKFNGGPVGVESLAAAVQEDKGTIEDVYEPYLIQAGFLDRTGRGRQVTRLAYDHFKRSSPLLM from the coding sequence ATGACTGAGCGGTTCGTGACCAATTATGCCACAGATGAAGAGCAAGGTCTGGAGAATGTCCTCCGGCCTCAAACGCTCAATGAATACGTCGGTCAGGAGAAAATGAAGGAGTCGCTGCGAATCTGTATCGAAGCGGCCAAGCAGCGGCGGGAGGCGCTCGACCATGCCATTTTCTACGGACCGCCAGGCCTCGGCAAAACGACCATCGCTCACATTATCGCCAAAGAAATGGGGGCGGCATTGCGTTCGACCTCAGGTCTGGTTCTCACCCATGCCGGAGACTTGGCAGCGATTCTGACCAATCTCCAAGAACATGACGTGCTTTTTATCGATGAAATTCATCGTCTGCCCGCATCGGTTGAAGAAGCGCTGTACCCGGCCATGGAGGACTTTCAACTGGATCTGGTCATCGGCCAAGGACCTGCAACAAGGACCGTCAAGCTCGATCTCCCACAATTTACACTCGTGGGGGCGACGACACGGGCCGGATCCCTGACCTCCCCATTGCGGGATCGATTCGGATTGGTCTATCGGCTGGAATTCTATGGGCCATCCGAGCTGGAGGCCATTGTGACCAGATCTGCCGGAGTGTTGGGCGTCGGAATCGACCGGGAGGGGGCCGCGGAGATATCGCGACGGGCTCGTGGAACGCCGCGGATTGTGAATCGGCTGATTAAGCGCATCAGAGACTATGCCCAAATCAAAGCGGGCGGGCATATAACTGAGCAAGTCGCCAAAGAGGGGCTGGTCTGGGTGGGAATCGATGAAGCCGGATTCGACGATATGGACCGCAAGATTCTTCTAACGATCATCGAGAAGTTCAATGGAGGACCCGTGGGTGTTGAATCCCTGGCAGCAGCGGTTCAGGAAGATAAAGGCACGATCGAAGACGTATACGAGCCCTATTTGATCCAAGCCGGATTTTTGGACCGCACCGGACGTGGTCGACAGGTCACACGGTTGGCGTATGACCACTTTAAACGATCGTCTCCCTTGCTGATGTAA
- the ruvA gene encoding Holliday junction branch migration protein RuvA: MIAFLTGRLAFKAPTHLTLDVHGVGYEVHIPLSTYYALPNLDEVTALNIHTHLREDAIQLFGFLSQGEKESFLLLTSVSGIGPKLALSVLSSLSVTDLVRAIQTEDVEKLATVPGIGKKSAGRIALELKDKADKINGARPRTTDAEVPPVDGPYEDAFSALINLGYRAQDVREALKRVMKATTGSLALKELIREGLKELARG, from the coding sequence ATGATCGCCTTTCTCACGGGGCGGTTGGCATTCAAAGCACCTACTCACCTCACGCTTGATGTGCATGGGGTTGGGTATGAAGTCCATATCCCACTCAGCACCTATTACGCGCTCCCGAATCTCGACGAAGTGACCGCGCTGAATATTCATACGCATCTCCGGGAAGATGCGATTCAGTTGTTCGGCTTCCTCTCGCAAGGTGAAAAGGAATCGTTTTTGCTACTGACCAGCGTATCGGGCATAGGTCCAAAACTCGCCCTCAGTGTCCTGTCGAGCTTATCGGTCACCGATCTGGTTCGTGCCATCCAGACCGAGGATGTCGAAAAGCTTGCCACTGTTCCAGGCATTGGGAAGAAATCAGCAGGCCGCATTGCGCTGGAACTGAAGGACAAGGCTGACAAGATCAACGGTGCACGCCCCCGAACCACCGATGCTGAGGTCCCCCCGGTGGATGGGCCTTATGAGGATGCTTTCTCCGCTCTGATAAACTTGGGCTATCGTGCTCAGGATGTCAGAGAAGCCTTGAAGCGCGTAATGAAGGCGACGACCGGTTCGCTCGCGCTGAAGGAGCTCATTCGCGAAGGCCTCAAGGAGCTTGCAAGGGGGTAG
- a CDS encoding YebC/PmpR family DNA-binding transcriptional regulator, with protein sequence MGGHSHWATIKRHKGAQDAKRGKIFTRIIRELTIAARSGGDPDGNPRLRLAIAKAKEANMPGDTMKKAVQRGTGELPGVSYEEFSLEGYGPGGTAVLLEITSDNRNRTVAEIRSLLTKNHGNMAEAGAVAWQFHKKGLISIEKGKVDEDTLLSLALDAGAEDVKVGEKSYEVFTDPHDFEAVKKALADGKVDTTLAEITYVPQNTIRLEEKPAEQMLKLMEVLDEHDDVQKVHANFDIPDEVMEKVAATAAG encoded by the coding sequence ATGGGTGGACATAGTCACTGGGCAACGATTAAACGGCACAAAGGAGCCCAGGACGCGAAGCGCGGTAAGATCTTCACGCGAATCATCCGGGAGCTCACTATTGCGGCTCGGTCCGGAGGGGATCCTGATGGCAATCCCCGGCTGCGTCTGGCTATCGCGAAGGCGAAGGAAGCCAACATGCCTGGCGACACAATGAAGAAAGCTGTCCAGCGAGGGACAGGGGAATTGCCTGGGGTATCCTATGAGGAGTTTTCTTTAGAAGGGTATGGCCCCGGAGGGACGGCAGTTCTTCTGGAGATCACCAGCGACAACCGGAACCGGACAGTGGCGGAGATTCGAAGCCTACTGACGAAGAATCATGGCAATATGGCCGAGGCTGGTGCCGTCGCTTGGCAGTTTCACAAGAAGGGGCTTATCTCGATTGAGAAGGGGAAAGTCGATGAGGATACCCTTCTCTCGTTGGCGCTCGACGCCGGGGCGGAAGACGTGAAGGTCGGTGAGAAGAGTTATGAGGTGTTCACCGATCCTCACGACTTTGAGGCCGTGAAGAAGGCGCTGGCGGACGGCAAGGTCGACACGACGCTTGCGGAAATCACCTATGTTCCCCAGAATACCATCAGGCTGGAAGAAAAACCTGCCGAACAAATGCTGAAATTGATGGAAGTCTTAGACGAACACGATGATGTTCAGAAAGTCCATGCCAACTTCGATATTCCGGATGAGGTCATGGAAAAAGTTGCCGCAACCGCGGCGGGCTAA
- a CDS encoding PCP reductase family protein translates to MKFVCINCETYMGLEKVEKPEEGSLGVFFACPSCNAKFSMVTNAGETNMMNALGLKLGARAEPAASMEGLRALAGNGQAAPTATKQTQSAPAVSTTAASPAKAPEKASGCPFSAMVAEMGLTAGGKPENGTNAESSEFTWTPDAKEKLDRLPAFVKPMVQGSVETYARKHGFKTITLQVMDDSKSDSPNGMTWSREAEQRLENIPDFIRPMARKEIERLAKERGVSTITAQVMDEAKDKFMKFM, encoded by the coding sequence ATGAAATTTGTATGCATCAACTGCGAAACCTATATGGGGCTCGAAAAGGTTGAAAAACCAGAGGAAGGCTCGCTCGGAGTCTTTTTCGCCTGTCCGTCTTGTAACGCGAAGTTTTCGATGGTGACCAATGCCGGCGAAACGAACATGATGAATGCCTTGGGGTTGAAACTGGGAGCGCGGGCAGAGCCGGCGGCCTCTATGGAAGGTTTACGCGCTTTAGCGGGAAACGGTCAAGCGGCTCCCACCGCAACCAAGCAAACTCAGAGTGCGCCGGCTGTGTCCACGACAGCAGCGTCACCGGCGAAAGCTCCTGAGAAAGCGAGTGGCTGTCCGTTCTCGGCAATGGTAGCTGAGATGGGCCTGACAGCCGGCGGTAAGCCCGAGAACGGCACCAACGCCGAATCTTCCGAGTTCACCTGGACACCCGATGCCAAGGAAAAACTTGATCGGCTGCCTGCCTTTGTCAAACCAATGGTCCAAGGCAGTGTCGAGACGTACGCGCGCAAGCACGGGTTCAAGACCATCACGCTCCAAGTCATGGACGACTCGAAGAGTGATTCTCCCAACGGCATGACGTGGTCACGGGAGGCCGAACAGCGGCTCGAAAACATTCCGGACTTTATCCGACCTATGGCCCGAAAAGAGATCGAACGTCTGGCAAAGGAACGTGGGGTGTCGACCATCACCGCTCAAGTGATGGACGAGGCGAAAGACAAGTTCATGAAATTCATGTAA
- a CDS encoding adenylyl-sulfate kinase produces MNETTKPSENLNIVIVGHVDHGKSTLLGRLYADTGSLPDGKLEKVQAICRQQGKEFEYAFLFDAFLEEQEQGITIDTARTFFMWKGRQYIIIDAPGHKEFLKNMISGAARAEAALLLIDALEGVKEQSKKHGYLLSLLGVRQFAVVVNKMDLVGYRQDVFEGIEKEYREFLGQFKAVPSQFIPVSAKLGDNIANRSGQMSWYSGPTVLETLSAFQKEAARSEQPLRLPVQDVYKFDARRIITGRIVSGRLKVGDHLIFSPSNKRATIRTVEAFNIEPQPTEGQAGQSIGVTLDEQIFVERGEVASLQAHLPLVSTAFRANLFWLGKRPLEKGRKYLLRVATKEVDCEVASIHRIINTMDLAQQQGSSTINKNQVAELTLRTKAPVAFDLSASFEATGRFVLVDEYDIAGGGIITELVHDDQEFLREEARRRDFAWVKGEVTVEDRAQQYGHRAAVVLITGGRHTGKSFLARKLEGRLVADGRHAYLLDGENLRRGLDADLSEEERGQTTEMARRYGEVARLLTDTGLIIVSTTNPFGLAFREAAQAIRTLVHPAPVIAVHMSRSEEEPPPNTDVVLSGPTDFDAATARILEELKRRGVLAQAIGAKPIFQYSI; encoded by the coding sequence ATGAACGAGACGACCAAACCATCCGAAAATCTCAATATTGTGATCGTCGGCCATGTGGATCATGGCAAGTCTACCTTGCTGGGCCGACTCTACGCCGATACCGGCTCACTCCCCGACGGCAAGCTGGAGAAGGTCCAGGCCATCTGTCGCCAGCAGGGGAAGGAATTCGAATACGCGTTCCTCTTCGATGCCTTCCTCGAAGAGCAGGAGCAGGGAATCACGATCGACACAGCCCGCACCTTTTTTATGTGGAAGGGCCGGCAGTACATCATCATCGACGCCCCGGGGCACAAAGAATTCCTCAAGAACATGATTTCCGGGGCGGCACGCGCAGAAGCCGCGCTGTTGCTCATCGATGCGTTGGAAGGAGTCAAAGAACAGTCGAAGAAGCACGGCTACCTGCTGTCGCTCCTGGGCGTCAGGCAGTTTGCTGTGGTCGTCAACAAGATGGATCTGGTCGGGTACCGGCAGGACGTGTTTGAGGGAATCGAGAAGGAATATCGGGAATTCCTGGGACAGTTCAAAGCCGTGCCGTCGCAGTTCATTCCTGTAAGCGCCAAGCTCGGCGACAACATCGCCAATCGTAGCGGGCAGATGTCATGGTACAGCGGACCCACCGTTTTGGAAACGCTCAGCGCGTTCCAGAAAGAAGCCGCTCGTTCGGAACAGCCTCTCCGATTGCCGGTGCAGGATGTGTATAAATTCGACGCCCGCCGGATCATCACCGGCCGCATTGTCTCTGGACGCCTGAAGGTCGGCGATCACCTCATCTTCTCGCCGTCCAATAAGCGGGCCACGATCCGGACGGTGGAAGCCTTCAATATTGAGCCGCAACCGACCGAAGGGCAGGCAGGACAGTCCATCGGGGTGACGCTCGACGAACAGATCTTCGTGGAGCGGGGAGAGGTTGCCTCACTTCAGGCACACTTGCCCCTAGTGTCGACTGCGTTTCGTGCCAATCTGTTCTGGCTCGGCAAGCGGCCGTTGGAAAAGGGCCGCAAATATCTCTTGCGAGTGGCGACCAAGGAAGTGGACTGCGAAGTAGCCTCGATTCATCGGATTATCAACACGATGGATCTGGCCCAGCAACAGGGCAGCAGTACGATCAACAAGAACCAAGTGGCAGAACTGACCTTGCGCACAAAAGCTCCGGTCGCGTTCGATCTGTCCGCGTCGTTCGAAGCGACCGGACGTTTCGTCCTGGTCGACGAATACGATATTGCCGGCGGCGGAATCATCACCGAACTGGTCCACGACGATCAGGAGTTCCTCCGCGAAGAAGCCAGACGCCGCGACTTCGCCTGGGTCAAAGGCGAAGTGACGGTTGAGGATCGTGCGCAACAGTATGGTCATCGAGCGGCGGTGGTTCTGATCACCGGGGGGAGGCATACCGGCAAATCATTCCTGGCCAGAAAGCTCGAAGGCCGTCTCGTGGCGGATGGGCGTCACGCGTACTTGTTGGATGGGGAAAATCTTCGCCGTGGGCTTGACGCGGATTTGAGTGAAGAAGAGCGGGGACAAACGACGGAAATGGCTCGGCGCTATGGCGAAGTGGCGCGACTCCTCACCGACACCGGCCTCATCATCGTCTCCACCACGAACCCCTTTGGCCTTGCCTTTCGAGAAGCCGCACAGGCGATCAGGACCCTTGTCCATCCCGCGCCGGTCATCGCCGTTCACATGAGCAGGTCCGAAGAGGAGCCCCCGCCGAATACCGATGTGGTCCTCAGCGGCCCCACGGATTTCGACGCAGCGACTGCTCGCATCCTCGAAGAACTGAAGCGTCGGGGTGTTCTCGCTCAAGCCATCGGGGCGAAACCGATCTTCCAGTATTCGATCTAG
- a CDS encoding sulfate adenylyltransferase subunit 2, which produces MKHLRQLEDQSVYILREAYKHFNNLAMLWSMGKDSTVLLWLARKAFFGHVPFPLLHVDTSYKIPAMIEYRDRLAREWRLDLVVGQNKEALAAGMNHTMGRVVCCTALKTNGLKQLLENKGYTGVILGVRADEEGTRAKERYFSPRDKHGDWDFRDQPPELWDQYKTTFPPGTHIRIHPLLDWTEINIWEYIKLENIPFIDLYLDKGDGTRYRSLGCAPCTTPIKSTAKNVDDIIEELRHTTVAERSGRAQDEGRGMELLRKDGYM; this is translated from the coding sequence ATGAAGCACCTTCGGCAACTGGAAGATCAAAGCGTCTATATCCTTCGGGAAGCCTATAAGCATTTCAACAATCTTGCCATGCTCTGGTCGATGGGCAAGGATTCAACCGTGCTGCTGTGGCTTGCCCGCAAGGCATTCTTTGGGCATGTGCCCTTTCCGCTCCTCCATGTCGACACGAGCTATAAGATTCCGGCGATGATCGAGTACCGTGACCGGCTCGCCCGAGAATGGCGGCTGGATTTGGTCGTCGGTCAAAACAAGGAAGCCTTGGCGGCGGGCATGAACCATACGATGGGCCGAGTGGTCTGTTGCACCGCGTTGAAGACAAACGGCCTCAAACAACTCCTGGAGAACAAGGGGTACACCGGCGTGATCCTCGGTGTCCGTGCCGATGAAGAGGGGACACGGGCGAAGGAGCGCTATTTCTCTCCGCGTGATAAACACGGAGACTGGGATTTTCGGGATCAACCGCCGGAGCTCTGGGATCAATACAAAACGACATTTCCGCCTGGCACACATATTCGGATCCATCCGCTCCTCGATTGGACCGAGATCAACATCTGGGAGTACATCAAACTCGAAAATATTCCGTTCATCGACTTGTATCTTGATAAGGGAGACGGGACGCGGTATCGCAGCCTGGGCTGCGCACCCTGTACCACGCCGATCAAATCGACCGCCAAGAACGTGGACGACATCATCGAAGAGCTCCGACATACCACGGTGGCTGAGCGATCGGGCCGGGCGCAGGACGAAGGTCGAGGGATGGAGTTGCTGCGCAAAGATGGGTACATGTGA
- the trpD gene encoding anthranilate phosphoribosyltransferase, which translates to MPFQDLLTKIAKGPKVSKDLTWDECKQAMKALIEGEATPAQVGAFLIAMRFKMESVTELAALTAAARHYVLPLAVSKDLALVDVPTYAGKQDTFHAIVAASIIAVAAGASVIMHGYDGIPGRPGSAGVLRALGIPVDADPKTVTEDVNRKGFAYLDIGLYHPPIFRFLEMRQELGVRNIFHPIARLLNPARAAVQVVGLSHPPHFEKTAEALRMLGCRRALVIRGVEGDPELSASMVTRVLELRNERITPLGVAAKDFGLAFASSREMAGFPPDQRHKEADLLRRILRNQVPGGPREWVLMNAAMLLYASGKGESLSACFPAVRAAIEGGAAARKLEDLVQEPVAA; encoded by the coding sequence ATGCCGTTTCAAGATCTCCTTACCAAGATTGCAAAGGGTCCAAAAGTTTCCAAGGACCTCACCTGGGATGAGTGTAAGCAGGCGATGAAGGCGTTGATCGAGGGAGAGGCGACCCCGGCACAAGTTGGGGCCTTTCTCATCGCCATGCGTTTCAAGATGGAGTCCGTCACGGAATTAGCGGCCTTGACGGCCGCGGCCAGGCACTATGTGCTCCCCCTTGCTGTCTCAAAAGACTTGGCACTCGTTGACGTGCCGACCTATGCCGGGAAACAGGACACATTTCACGCGATTGTTGCTGCATCCATCATTGCCGTTGCGGCTGGAGCATCAGTCATCATGCACGGGTATGACGGTATTCCCGGTCGACCCGGCAGTGCAGGTGTGTTGAGAGCCTTGGGGATTCCGGTCGATGCCGATCCCAAGACGGTGACGGAAGATGTGAACAGAAAAGGATTCGCCTACCTAGATATCGGGCTGTACCACCCGCCCATCTTCAGATTTCTAGAGATGCGTCAGGAACTCGGAGTCAGAAACATCTTTCATCCAATCGCCAGGCTGCTGAATCCGGCCCGCGCGGCGGTTCAAGTCGTCGGATTGTCGCACCCGCCGCATTTCGAAAAGACCGCTGAAGCCTTGCGTATGCTCGGGTGTCGAAGAGCGTTGGTGATCCGCGGTGTCGAGGGTGATCCGGAATTATCCGCATCGATGGTCACGAGAGTCCTGGAATTGCGAAACGAGCGCATCACCCCGCTCGGCGTAGCCGCGAAGGACTTTGGATTGGCGTTCGCCTCGTCGCGGGAGATGGCGGGATTTCCTCCTGATCAGCGGCACAAAGAGGCCGATCTGCTGCGGCGCATTCTTCGGAACCAGGTGCCGGGTGGACCGAGAGAGTGGGTGCTCATGAATGCGGCGATGTTGCTCTACGCGTCGGGTAAAGGGGAATCGCTTTCGGCTTGTTTCCCGGCGGTTCGCGCCGCCATTGAGGGAGGCGCGGCGGCACGCAAGCTCGAAGACTTAGTGCAAGAGCCGGTGGCAGCGTAG
- a CDS encoding phosphoadenylyl-sulfate reductase gives MVGNGHSEFIAELQTWGTTFETKQPQDVLAAAIERYAQKIILACSFGAEDVILVDMVHRIDPSVPLFYLDTDFLFPETYATRDRVIERYGLQSAQVIQVKSLLTPQQQAESYGDALWTRDPDQCCRLRKVEPLARVLQGYEAWITGIRRDQAPSRTDAGLIEWDQKFELVKINPLARWTWADVWTYIKVYEIPYNPLHDQNYPSIGCTYCTAPVAPGDDPRAGRWKNFTKTECGLHKS, from the coding sequence ATGGTTGGGAATGGGCATTCCGAATTCATTGCGGAACTCCAAACCTGGGGTACGACTTTCGAGACGAAGCAGCCCCAAGACGTGCTGGCGGCTGCTATCGAACGATATGCGCAGAAAATTATTCTCGCCTGCAGCTTTGGAGCGGAAGATGTGATCCTGGTCGATATGGTGCACCGCATCGATCCCTCGGTGCCGTTGTTCTACCTCGATACCGATTTCTTGTTTCCCGAAACCTATGCCACACGGGATCGCGTGATCGAGCGATACGGACTTCAATCCGCGCAGGTTATCCAGGTGAAGTCGTTGCTGACTCCACAACAACAAGCGGAGAGCTACGGTGACGCGCTGTGGACACGAGACCCTGACCAGTGCTGCCGGTTGCGCAAGGTCGAACCACTGGCCCGTGTGCTACAAGGGTATGAGGCATGGATAACCGGAATCAGGCGGGACCAGGCGCCGTCCCGAACGGATGCCGGCTTAATCGAGTGGGATCAGAAATTCGAGTTGGTCAAAATCAACCCGTTGGCTCGATGGACCTGGGCGGACGTCTGGACCTACATCAAGGTCTACGAAATCCCATACAACCCGCTGCATGATCAGAACTATCCCAGCATCGGTTGCACCTACTGCACCGCTCCTGTAGCGCCTGGCGACGATCCGCGGGCTGGCCGTTGGAAAAACTTTACAAAAACCGAGTGCGGCCTGCACAAGTCATAA
- a CDS encoding sulfurtransferase TusA family protein, protein MNQVESLSIPTIVTNPIPSAIREEIETFEAEALRTLAGDVSTDLFKPFRLQYGIYGQRQPGVQMVRIKIPFGGITANQLRRVAELADRYATGVGHVTTRQDIQMHFVELKDVPTIMRGLAEVGLTTREACANTVRNVTACHLAGVCQGEVFDVTPYAKTVAYHLLRNPLNQSLPRKFKIAFSGCKHDCALTPIHDIGLLAVRRADGVIGFRMVAGGGLGSAPRVAQLLREFTPMEELIPSIEAIIKVFDTLGNRKNRNKARMKFVIDKLGFEEFKRRWEAAYVAMGYALPRNEPLTLLQHPDEPPPLIMPSRNGTANGNGNGNGAHSIDRETPFEMWKRTNVVKQKQDGYVTAAIKLFMGDITAEQMVFVADLAERYSNGNLRTTINQNLVIRWVPADLTSHLYDDLASRGLADPGAELVEDIIACPGTDTCGLGITSSKGLARALAEVFPAGRVPEDLQDVSVKISGCHNSCAQHHISTIGLHGVGKRLGDHVAPHYELHLGGSVNGTAKIGQMTVKLPAKAVPAAISHLIDVYRRDRQPNESLPKFITRAGKSKLKDELIPYTIVPSYQEDPTFYYDWEGEEEFILEDLGPGECAGGALEMIENGILEADQELYQGKLLVEKHQYSVSVNKSYRAVLAAAKALLVTEGLEPSTDSETFSEFDSRIAQKGVVPSIYRDLNKKVGDLGPKETSAESAREKMAFAKTFVDACRAATDQMGKDLKLSAAKEEKPPVLPAPTETKPAVPIPTGAPVYDLRGVACPMNFVKTKLKLEMMDAGEKLEVWLDAGEPIKNVPMSLKNEGHKVLIQEALEPEASHYRILVEKVEG, encoded by the coding sequence ATGAACCAGGTTGAATCCCTCAGCATCCCTACGATTGTGACGAATCCGATCCCGTCTGCGATCCGGGAGGAAATCGAAACATTCGAGGCTGAAGCGCTACGGACATTGGCCGGAGACGTCTCCACAGATCTGTTTAAGCCCTTTCGTCTCCAATACGGTATTTATGGCCAGCGTCAACCTGGCGTGCAGATGGTACGCATTAAAATTCCCTTTGGCGGCATTACCGCGAATCAGCTCCGTCGGGTGGCGGAACTCGCCGATCGCTATGCCACCGGAGTCGGTCATGTGACGACGAGACAAGACATTCAGATGCATTTCGTGGAACTGAAGGATGTGCCAACCATCATGCGAGGATTGGCCGAAGTCGGGCTGACCACCAGGGAAGCCTGCGCCAATACCGTGAGGAACGTCACGGCTTGCCATCTGGCCGGTGTATGCCAAGGCGAAGTGTTCGATGTCACTCCGTACGCGAAGACCGTGGCCTATCACTTGCTGCGCAATCCCTTGAATCAAAGCTTGCCTCGCAAGTTTAAGATCGCCTTTTCCGGTTGCAAGCACGATTGCGCCCTCACGCCCATTCACGATATCGGGTTACTCGCGGTCAGACGAGCGGACGGGGTGATCGGATTTCGGATGGTAGCCGGCGGGGGCTTAGGCTCTGCTCCGCGGGTCGCCCAACTTCTCCGAGAATTTACTCCAATGGAGGAGCTGATTCCCAGCATCGAAGCCATCATTAAAGTCTTCGATACCCTCGGCAATCGAAAAAATCGAAACAAAGCCCGTATGAAGTTCGTGATCGACAAACTGGGCTTTGAAGAATTCAAAAGACGTTGGGAGGCCGCCTACGTCGCGATGGGATATGCGCTTCCCAGGAACGAGCCGTTGACCCTACTTCAGCATCCGGATGAACCTCCGCCTCTCATCATGCCGAGCCGCAACGGCACGGCCAATGGAAACGGAAATGGCAATGGGGCCCACTCGATCGACCGCGAGACGCCCTTTGAGATGTGGAAACGAACCAACGTTGTGAAACAGAAACAGGATGGGTATGTCACGGCGGCCATCAAATTGTTCATGGGAGATATCACGGCCGAACAGATGGTATTCGTCGCAGATCTGGCCGAACGGTATTCGAACGGCAATCTGCGCACCACTATCAACCAGAATCTGGTGATCCGATGGGTTCCCGCAGATCTGACCTCACATCTCTACGACGATCTGGCCTCCCGCGGCCTGGCGGATCCCGGCGCTGAACTGGTGGAAGACATTATTGCCTGTCCCGGAACCGATACCTGCGGTTTGGGTATCACATCATCGAAAGGCCTCGCACGAGCTCTGGCTGAGGTGTTTCCAGCCGGCCGTGTTCCGGAAGACCTCCAGGATGTGAGCGTGAAGATCAGCGGATGCCATAACTCCTGCGCGCAGCATCACATTTCGACGATCGGGCTGCATGGAGTCGGAAAGCGACTCGGCGATCACGTCGCGCCGCACTATGAATTGCATCTCGGTGGCTCGGTAAACGGCACCGCCAAGATCGGTCAAATGACCGTGAAGTTGCCCGCGAAGGCAGTCCCGGCGGCCATCTCTCATCTCATCGATGTGTACCGGCGCGATCGACAACCGAACGAGAGTTTGCCCAAGTTCATCACCCGAGCGGGGAAGAGCAAACTGAAGGACGAGTTGATTCCCTACACCATCGTGCCGTCCTATCAGGAAGACCCCACGTTCTATTACGACTGGGAAGGGGAAGAAGAATTTATCCTTGAAGATCTCGGCCCCGGTGAATGTGCCGGCGGTGCACTTGAGATGATCGAAAACGGCATCCTAGAAGCCGACCAGGAACTCTATCAAGGGAAACTGCTGGTTGAGAAGCATCAATATTCCGTGTCTGTGAACAAGTCCTACAGGGCAGTATTGGCAGCAGCCAAGGCTCTCCTGGTGACCGAAGGCCTGGAGCCATCGACGGACTCCGAGACATTCAGTGAATTCGACAGTAGGATTGCCCAAAAGGGAGTCGTGCCGTCCATCTATCGAGACCTCAACAAGAAGGTCGGTGATCTAGGTCCGAAGGAGACATCGGCTGAATCGGCGCGTGAAAAAATGGCGTTCGCCAAGACGTTCGTCGATGCTTGTCGCGCGGCGACGGATCAAATGGGAAAGGATCTCAAGTTGTCGGCTGCGAAGGAAGAGAAACCTCCGGTCTTGCCGGCACCGACTGAGACCAAACCGGCTGTTCCAATTCCAACCGGCGCTCCGGTGTACGATCTACGTGGCGTCGCCTGTCCGATGAACTTTGTGAAGACCAAGCTCAAGCTTGAAATGATGGACGCAGGTGAGAAGCTTGAAGTGTGGCTCGATGCGGGTGAGCCGATCAAGAACGTACCAATGAGCCTCAAGAATGAGGGGCATAAGGTGCTGATCCAAGAGGCGCTGGAACCGGAAGCGTCGCATTATCGGATCCTGGTCGAGAAGGTCGAAGGATAA
- a CDS encoding Rrf2 family transcriptional regulator: MSKRATYGIMAAVDLAINAKESPIQARTIARRQGIPVRFLEQVLHTLKNAGLVESHRGAQGGYLLTHEPAAMSIADIFEALEGPVFQRSSVGLRTRDRHAAKPELLLGDVWDQVQQAERKVLEGITIEQLATRQRTIDAQRNPMYHI; this comes from the coding sequence GTGTCGAAACGTGCAACGTATGGAATTATGGCTGCAGTTGACCTTGCGATCAATGCGAAAGAATCTCCCATTCAAGCGCGAACCATCGCGAGACGGCAAGGGATTCCGGTCCGCTTTCTTGAGCAGGTCCTCCATACGCTGAAGAATGCTGGCTTAGTAGAAAGCCACCGAGGCGCTCAAGGGGGGTATCTCCTGACGCATGAGCCAGCGGCCATGTCGATTGCGGATATCTTCGAAGCGTTGGAGGGGCCAGTCTTCCAGCGATCAAGTGTTGGTCTGCGAACACGCGATCGGCATGCGGCAAAGCCCGAACTTCTGCTCGGCGATGTTTGGGATCAAGTGCAACAAGCGGAACGGAAAGTCCTTGAGGGCATCACGATCGAGCAATTGGCGACGCGTCAACGGACGATTGACGCTCAACGTAACCCCATGTACCACATCTGA